Within Lagopus muta isolate bLagMut1 chromosome 1, bLagMut1 primary, whole genome shotgun sequence, the genomic segment TGCTTAGGCCGCGCTGAGTGAAGGAAAGCTGTCTTGAGCTGCACATACTTCGGTTGCTCCCAAAGCAATGCCTCCGAATTGTATTCATGGAAACGACAACGGATACAATACAGACAGGAGATATGTAGAGATATCTGTATTCCTGTTGTCCCCAGTGATGCGAACAAATCATAGactaacagagagaaaaagcttAGGCTGCTGACCAGGCTGGCCGTGTGTGGATATGAAGGAACAGCCTTTAGGTAAccatagaatcgctcaggttgaaaaagaccttaaaggtcatcaagtccaaccactaTCTAACCACACTATCCTTACTTTAACAAcccaccactaaatcatgtccctgagcaccacatccaaatggtttttaaacacatccagggatggtgactcaaccacctccttggggagCCTAGTACGGTGGAACAGCCTCTGACAGCTGCTTTTTGTACTAGGCATACAGGCAGCAGTCCAACACTGCCCTTCTTAGCATTTGGGAGTTTCTGTGGCCATGGCATCCAGAGGCTGCATGTGACACAATCCAGTGATGCTGAGGGCTCTGTGGCTCACATGGGTCACAGTTCTGAGGTTTCCATTACACTGTTACACTGGGCCACCACAGTCCTCTGAACAGCCGTGCTTCTGTTTTGATACAGAGATTTGAGAATGTGTTTCAGGATTGCTGAAAAAATCATCAAATTTTTAGTTTATTTGCGGTTCCATTTTCAGTACAttacctgtgaattttcaaatggaatgtatagagttgcaacTAAAAATCTGATCACGTCCTGCCACCAGACCTCTATTTGCCCTTCTCTTCACAGtcacaccttattcatgtcatcgCTTTTTGGCGGTATGTACCTTTatgaacaattattttcaaggatgaagcacaggaggagtaaaatttcatcaaaaatcccTATTAAACACATGGAGAAATCACTGAGAGTTGCAACCACTGCCATCGAATCAGCCCAATCTGCtggtttcacaaaaacaaggccATATATCCCACTAGTATTATACTTTTGCTGCTCTCTTTTCTGGTatgttctaataaaaaaaaattaaaaaatgaaagaagttttgttacttacattcattaattatattatatattttatggtgggctctccaaaagtaatgcctcttattttattatgttggccaaCAACACCAGAGGTGGATGTTgctggtatggcagtagaggtggaACCTTTCTGCCAGTATTTCCTTGTGTTTCATTGCCatgcgacagatggcagcagaggggcagtgtgacagAACTGCGTCTGGCATGGgagtgtggatgaagcaaagctgtgccaCCGAGTtacttcatgcagaaaaaatggcacccactgacattcactgatgcttgctgaacatttgtggagatccaacagtggatgtgagcacagtgaggcagtgagtggtgtgtttcagcagtgatgacagtggggcacctctgctggtgcaggtttCGACGAGTGTGGTACGCAGGgcaggctcctgttcattgcTCGCAAAAATTCACAGCTAATCTGGTGACTATTTTGAAAACTAGTGTTTTGTcgctgagaatttgctcaatcaaatagtgttattgtgctctttgtatctgttgtagtttccatggataTAATTAGGAGCCATTACTTCAGGAGCAACCGACATAAATGTAGCCTGGAACAATTCCCCTTCATTCTGTGCAGCCCAGGCGATGCAAAAGGTCGGACTCTCATGTAATAGGAGGAGCTTCCCAAGTGGTTGTTGTTGCTCGCTATGCCCACGAGATGGAAGTGAGGGTGCAGGCAGTGTGTGCACATGGAAACACCCTTACACAGACAGTGCTGTGTTCCCCAGGACTCGAGGAGGTGTTTGCCATTTGGTGCCCGGGGGTGAGCCAGCTGGCGAGCAACTGCTCCGCAGTGCGCTTTGGGACACCGGTAGCTAAAAACAGCCCTTGGTACATCACTAActggggaggaaatgggaaGGATAAGGCCACTGCTAGAGGTGTGATGCATGCACAAAGTCCCCCCAGGACTCCTGCAGCATTGAAGAAATGACACAAAGGAAGCAGGGCACCTTGCAGTCATTCGCTGTACTTTGCTACCACGAGAAAATCAGTCTCTCAAAACACAGAAGTCTGAAATGAGGCGGAGGAAACAGTCTGAGGCTGAACGACACCTAGAACCAGCTCCAAAGATGTGCTAGAGGCAGATGTAAAACAGCCCGGTCAGAAactctgctgcacagagcaacTACCTGTGACACACCAATGATGCTCGTGCCACCTTATTACCATTCTGTGTGGCTCCAGTGTTAAAGGACGACAGAGGATGACCTTCCAAAACTTGAGAAACAGCAGCCAGCCCCACCACTGGACCCCCTCCATATTGCACTTTCATGGCCTTTCCCTTCATCATAGGCATGCAGTaaattgctgtgctgtgagcagcttgtaattcaaactgaaaaaacGACATTAACTAGGAGAATGTGAACCTCAGTGCTTCCAGTTTTCATGGCTCAGGccatgttttcttcctctgtccGTTAGTGCTAAGCTCTGTCATCAAGAGGAAGTGGCTGAAGCTCCCATGCTAGAGGGATATCTGCATCAGAGTGTTAAATATGTTCTTTTCATCTTGGGCTCATGTCTACacattttaaatgcttgttGCACATGACCTCCAAACCACACAGCAGAGGCTGTACTGACCAAGGTAGCTGAAATTGCTTGtcaaatattttggaaataaaactgcaaCAACGGCAGAGATGAAAATTTCAGTGTATCGTGACTGTTGGCTATTCTAAATACAGAAACTGTGAACACAGGAAGCCCAACTTACCTCTTGAACTTATCCAGATTCACCTTTGAGTCATCAATGGGCGCTATGCCCCTTCTCAGCTAACACCTGCAATTTGGAGGAGGGATGGTGGTGAGATATCTGCCTTCTTGCCAATGGTTTCTTCATCTGTGGATGCTTTGTGTCTGTTTGACCAGAGGACCAAAGCCCTTTCAGGCAGGCACATTTCAGCACAGCCATGGACATCTATAAAACAGATGACTGCTATGGGGCAAAGAGCTCTGTTCCCTTAGGAACAGGCAAAATAGGCAGCACCTCATTCCAGCCCGGTGGCTTCAAGCGCTGGGAAGGCTAACACTTTGGAGATAAAACTCCATTCACTGCATTCATTTCCAAAGAGGTACATCTTATATCTAGGAAGGTACCTTTGCTGATATGACAGCAGGCTTAATCACGTGGGCAGCCTCTACTTACCCACCTTCCCTGCCTGGAGGGGAGCAGGGACTGGCAATACATTTTAGAGAAGAAGTCTTAGGCTGTTTGGTACAAGAGGAAAATAGAGTAGGCTGGAAGGGAAATGGATTTTAAGAGggttttatttggctttttaatATGCCGAGCATCCTTTAAGCAGTAGGATAAGAATAACCTTGCCCCCATTCTTGATGATAAAATCCCCACTGTTGGATCAGAGCCAGACATAAAAGTCACTCTGCTTGTACTTTGTGCAACCTCTGCTACAGATTTTATCTTCTCTAAGTAACATTATGCAGAAGTCCAGAAAGCGGAAAGCAAATACCAATACAACTTCCTTTACGTTGACCAATTCAGTGCACAGGAAGAAGCTTCTTGATATGAATAACCATCAAGCTGTAGCCACAGTCAGGGGTCTGTATGAGCACAGGAAGAGCAGTGGCTCTAAGTGCTGCAGATCCCTAGCAGGGGAAGATGGGGAACTCACAGCAAGCTGGATGGTGCAAGAAGCCTGCATCACCCATGAAAACAAGAGCTGCCTTGGAAGTGGTCAGGAGCACCACATGGACCATTGTTCTGCTCACCAGCACCGCAGTCACAGGAGCTACAGGTAGTTCTGACAGTATTTAGGGATCAAGTGTCTGTGAAGGGCTGAGAAGGAAGGAGCAGTGCATCACAATGATCTTTTTCTCAATTCTTCttcagatggggaaaaaaaaacaaccaaaaaaagtAAGGGAAAGGATCTTAGAAATTGCCAAAGGgaatttctgatgttttctttcagctaaATGTTGTACTTACTCTTCTACTTCGTCATTTTTCATTCGATGGCGCCATAATCAGGGAAATCGGTTCACATAAGTTTTCGAGTGCCAGGAGAGAATTTGACTCTTGTGCTTGACCTGACTGCGGGGGTTGTTCATATCTACCACAAAACAGGAGTCAGTCTTTGTTTGTTCTTCTCCTGTACTGGGCAATGATGCTGAGGGAAGGGAACTCCAGGAGACCTTCCCACGCCAATGGGCTCAGCCAGCCTTTGCTTCCAAGTCGTGTTACTTATCCATCGGTTTAGGGAAtgggctgtgcagaggaaaggagaaaaacgaAGGACCGACTTTGGCAAACACAGCCATGAATTTGGCAATTGGTTTCTGTCTAAAACGAGACACGCAGCTCTTGGGCTGGCGGTGACAGGACCTCACTTCAGAATGTAATGGTGCTGACATTTCCCCATGAAGCACGGAAGAGAACTCCAAGGCCATATGTGACATCTTGAGCACTTTCTCAtacctctttctccttccttgtcTCCTCCAGGAATTAACAGAGTGTCAGCACACCTGGGTCACAGCGCTGTGATGACCTGCtccaacaaaacaaatataacTATGGTAACATGGAAAACAAGCCCCAAGACTGGACGCCAGTGCACCTTGGCATACCTGATTGATAgtaacaagacagaaaaaatcaACTGCAGTGACAGAATAAACTGGAGATCCAGACCAGACTGGGATCATGCACTTGAGATACAGCAAGTAGCAATGGCTGATGAGGGAAATTACACCTGCGAAGTGGTAAATGCAGATGGGAATTTCCATAACCCGTATCACCTGACTGTGCTAGGTAAGGGTCTCCTTCCTCATTTCCCTCTTCTCCAGAGGACCGTGTCCAGGCCTGGGCAAACAAAGCTCCTCTCCTTGTGCATGGGAGGAAGTTTAGGGTAAGAAGAGGAGCTTTCTCATGGCAACAAAGGGTCATGCATTTCATTTAGAGTAACTCTGTTTCTTCCCTTTCGTTATTTGCCAAAACTCTCTTAccttctgttgctgctttctcCCCTGTAGAGTTATAAATGATGAGTGTGAAGCAATTTAGAGAACTTTAAAGAAGGATTCTGAATGAGCACACTGATACCCTGCAGTCACTCAGTAACAGCTGCTTGGGACTAGTCTAATTCAGCCCTGTATTCTGGGGTATTCCCTACCCCCAGTGTCCAGAAACACCTCCTCTCAGGGCACGTGGCTGTAGTATCTCACTTGAATGTAGAAGAATTGTCCAGAATGAAAAAAGATATACTATGTTTGTCTCTTGTGGCTTTGGAACACATTGCTGTGATGAGATGGCACTTCCAATTCCCCTCTTCTCACTATGATCCCTTTGGATAGTCGATAAAACCTCCTATCCCACTGCAGCAACCCACATGCATCTCCCCCCTTCCTGGTACTCTGCAGTTTACCCGAGAATGGCTCTGTACTGCGATGACCACGGGAACCCTGTGTGCGAGGCAGAGACAGAGAAGCCGGCTGCTGAGATCTCGTGGGTCCCACAGAGCAACTCCACACCCACAGCAGACAGTCACAGTAACGGGACAGTGA encodes:
- the CD200R1 gene encoding cell surface glycoprotein CD200 receptor 1 isoform X2, with protein sequence MGNSQQAGWCKKPASPMKTRAALEVVRSTTWTIVLLTSTAVTGATGINRVSAHLGHSAVMTCSNKTNITMVTWKTSPKTGRQCTLAYLIDSNKTEKINCSDRINWRSRPDWDHALEIQQVAMADEGNYTCEVVNADGNFHNPYHLTVLVYPRMALYCDDHGNPVCEAETEKPAAEISWVPQSNSTPTADSHSNGTVTVLSRFAARSSNGKNATCIVSHTTLNETKSIDCSSPHRYLILCIAIVLSFLIIIIFAAVIYCLKLHGYRFCRKTKPPDIVPTYPLQDDTVEVEPYTTYVQKENAIYNSVSDLTLRQNLPQGQLPAT